One window of the Pedobacter ginsengisoli genome contains the following:
- a CDS encoding RagB/SusD family nutrient uptake outer membrane protein: MKSKSLIYTVLAGVLCLTNACTKLDENAYDVIIADDFYNNKTEVLSAVLRPYTHANAWVSPSGQDGWWRLAELSGDQLAWPTKGRHGEDGGKWKRLHYHTWTVDEDGINRAWVLMYWGMGLCNSPIENLESQSITKMGITETEKQSYIAELKLLRAFHYLKLMDLFGNIPVVTKIGEPAKPETLSRKEVFEFIEREIKENIEKAPKLSRAMMGRMSQAGGYAMLTELYLNAEAWTGTPRWDDCIAAANKLISGEAGSQNGTMALDPNITDQFMPTNDLSKEVIFSVAYNYTIANFEPSWPSEFYHFKQQEIYGGGRNGNDGIVVIPGVYTTFKDADLRKKEWLLQGKMVKFSDGKTPVLASEEYKDEQLEFVDYIRKAKSGSTVSTMSEGEENSGVRFNKYKLGNQVAGPGGVPAINVNYNNTDWNIYRLTWIYFAKAEAIMRKNGGVANAEAVQLVNDSKKRAFTDAEWAANAYTTSTLTMDELLAERGREFIFEGFRRDDLIRFGKFATGSWWDHTPTNANKALYPIPQQQRNLNVNLSQNPGYN, translated from the coding sequence ATGAAAAGTAAATCACTTATATATACTGTATTAGCAGGTGTGTTGTGCTTAACAAATGCATGTACAAAGCTTGATGAGAATGCTTATGATGTCATCATAGCCGATGATTTCTATAACAATAAAACAGAAGTTTTATCGGCCGTACTAAGGCCATATACACATGCAAATGCATGGGTTAGTCCTTCAGGACAAGATGGATGGTGGCGACTTGCTGAACTTTCAGGAGATCAGTTAGCATGGCCAACCAAGGGTCGTCATGGTGAAGATGGTGGTAAATGGAAAAGGTTACACTATCATACCTGGACAGTAGATGAAGATGGAATCAACAGAGCCTGGGTTTTAATGTACTGGGGTATGGGATTATGCAACAGCCCTATTGAAAATCTGGAAAGCCAAAGTATTACCAAAATGGGAATTACTGAAACAGAAAAACAATCTTATATAGCTGAGTTGAAATTGCTTAGGGCATTTCATTATTTGAAATTAATGGATCTGTTTGGTAACATACCTGTAGTTACAAAAATTGGTGAGCCTGCAAAACCAGAAACATTATCTAGAAAAGAAGTATTTGAATTTATCGAGCGTGAGATAAAAGAAAATATTGAGAAAGCGCCTAAGCTATCCAGAGCAATGATGGGAAGAATGTCGCAGGCTGGTGGATACGCAATGTTAACGGAGCTTTACTTAAATGCTGAAGCGTGGACAGGTACTCCGCGTTGGGATGATTGCATTGCAGCAGCTAATAAATTGATTAGTGGCGAGGCGGGAAGTCAGAATGGAACTATGGCTTTAGATCCTAATATTACGGATCAGTTTATGCCAACCAACGATCTTTCTAAAGAAGTAATTTTCTCTGTAGCTTACAATTATACTATAGCTAATTTTGAGCCTTCATGGCCTTCAGAATTTTATCACTTCAAACAGCAGGAAATTTACGGTGGTGGTCGTAATGGTAATGATGGTATTGTTGTTATTCCTGGAGTTTATACCACATTTAAAGATGCAGATTTGCGTAAAAAAGAATGGCTGCTTCAAGGTAAAATGGTGAAATTTTCAGACGGAAAGACACCTGTTTTGGCGTCGGAAGAATATAAAGATGAGCAATTGGAATTTGTTGACTATATCCGTAAAGCAAAATCAGGATCAACTGTTTCAACTATGAGTGAGGGCGAGGAAAATAGTGGTGTTCGTTTTAACAAATACAAACTAGGTAATCAGGTGGCAGGCCCGGGTGGCGTGCCAGCTATTAATGTGAATTACAACAATACCGACTGGAATATTTACCGTTTAACATGGATCTATTTTGCAAAAGCAGAAGCGATTATGCGTAAAAACGGTGGTGTTGCAAATGCTGAAGCTGTACAGTTAGTTAACGATAGTAAAAAACGTGCATTTACTGATGCAGAATGGGCTGCTAACGCATACACTACATCAACACTTACAATGGATGAGTTACTTGCTGAACGCGGACGTGAGTTTATCTTTGAAGGTTTTAGAAGAGATGACCTAATTCGTTTTGGTAAATTTGCTACAGGTTCTTGGTGGGATCATACACCTACCAATGCAAACAAGGCATTATATCCAATTCCTCAACAGCAACGTAATTTAAACGTAAATTTGAGTCAGAACCCAGGTTATAATTAA
- a CDS encoding GH92 family glycosyl hydrolase, giving the protein MKLKTILIAFVLLLNVAYAQQTDLVQYVNTLQGTNSKHELTRGNTYPTTALPFGMHTWTPQTGNNGDGWKYQYFKKTIRGFQQAHQCSSWTNDYCVFSLMPVTGKLAVNENDRQTAFDHKNEIAKPNYYKVKLDNNIVTEIAPTERGAHLRFTFPKNGKSYLVLDGYTGLSEVKIYPKEKKITGYVHNGRIREDLNSYFEIIFDKPFVNYGTWDNTNNTISEGALTAQGKGKGAYIEFKQGEIVQAKTASSYISADQASLTLKNELGKFKTLDQTKAAAAKIWNDHLGKILVEGGAEEDKATFYSCYFRASLFSRQFFEYDKDGKPYYFSPYDGKIHQGYMFTDTGFWDTFRAQFPLNTIMQPTMHGRYMQAMLDAQEQCGWLPSWSFPGEGGSMIGNHAISLFADAWAKGIRTFNPEQALKAYLHEATNKGPWGPANGRHGWKEYYELGYVPYPEYREATAKTLEYAYDDFCGYNLAKMTSNDFYADVFSRQMYNYKNVYDPATRFMRGKQKDGKWVPDFDPIEWGGPFTEGNAWHYQWSVFQDVQGLINLMKGEKNFTAKLDSVFTEPNKVKVGTYGGLIHEMTEMVMANLGQYAHGNQPIQHMIYLYNYAGEPWKAQFHARDVMYKLYNATEDGYPGDEDQGQTSSWYVLSAMGFYSVCPGTDQYVIGSPMFKKITITLENGKKFIIEGNNNNKENFYISVATLNGKAYTKNYITHSDITNGGVLKFEMTNKPNLQRGLSADDKPFSLSK; this is encoded by the coding sequence ATGAAACTAAAAACTATTTTAATCGCATTTGTATTGCTCCTAAATGTTGCTTATGCGCAACAAACCGATCTGGTGCAATATGTAAATACCCTACAGGGTACCAATTCCAAGCATGAACTTACCAGAGGGAACACGTATCCTACAACAGCATTACCTTTTGGCATGCATACATGGACCCCACAAACAGGAAACAATGGAGATGGCTGGAAATACCAATATTTTAAGAAAACCATCCGTGGTTTTCAGCAAGCTCATCAGTGCAGTTCATGGACAAATGACTATTGTGTGTTTTCTTTAATGCCGGTTACAGGTAAACTAGCGGTAAATGAAAATGATCGCCAAACAGCTTTTGATCATAAGAATGAAATAGCAAAACCTAATTACTACAAGGTAAAACTTGATAATAACATTGTAACAGAAATAGCCCCTACAGAAAGAGGGGCACATCTGCGCTTTACCTTTCCAAAAAATGGTAAAAGCTATCTGGTATTGGATGGCTACACAGGCTTAAGTGAGGTAAAGATCTATCCTAAAGAAAAGAAGATCACAGGGTATGTTCATAACGGCCGGATAAGAGAGGACCTTAACAGTTATTTCGAAATCATTTTTGATAAGCCATTTGTAAACTATGGTACCTGGGATAATACCAATAACACAATATCAGAGGGTGCTTTAACAGCTCAAGGTAAGGGGAAAGGTGCTTATATCGAGTTTAAACAAGGTGAAATAGTGCAGGCGAAAACAGCATCATCCTACATCAGTGCAGACCAGGCAAGCCTAACTTTAAAAAATGAATTGGGTAAGTTTAAAACCCTTGATCAAACAAAAGCAGCTGCTGCAAAAATATGGAATGATCATCTTGGTAAAATTCTGGTAGAAGGTGGGGCTGAAGAAGATAAAGCTACATTCTATTCATGCTATTTCAGAGCAAGCTTGTTCTCAAGACAATTCTTTGAATATGACAAAGATGGTAAACCGTATTATTTTAGTCCATATGATGGTAAAATACACCAGGGATACATGTTTACCGATACAGGTTTCTGGGATACTTTCCGTGCACAGTTTCCATTAAATACCATTATGCAACCCACAATGCATGGCCGCTATATGCAGGCAATGCTGGATGCCCAGGAGCAATGTGGGTGGCTTCCGTCTTGGTCATTCCCCGGAGAGGGTGGAAGTATGATTGGTAATCATGCCATTTCTTTATTCGCCGATGCCTGGGCAAAAGGAATCAGAACATTTAATCCGGAGCAGGCATTAAAAGCATATCTTCATGAGGCAACAAATAAAGGCCCGTGGGGGCCAGCTAATGGCCGTCATGGTTGGAAAGAATACTATGAGCTAGGTTATGTTCCTTATCCGGAATATAGAGAGGCAACTGCAAAAACATTAGAATATGCGTATGATGATTTTTGTGGATATAACCTGGCAAAAATGACCAGTAACGATTTCTATGCTGATGTATTTAGCAGGCAAATGTATAATTATAAAAATGTTTATGATCCGGCAACCCGTTTTATGCGCGGTAAACAAAAGGATGGTAAATGGGTCCCTGATTTTGACCCTATTGAATGGGGAGGGCCTTTTACAGAAGGTAATGCATGGCATTATCAGTGGTCGGTATTTCAAGACGTTCAAGGGTTAATTAACCTTATGAAAGGGGAGAAGAACTTTACTGCCAAATTGGATTCGGTATTTACCGAACCAAACAAAGTTAAGGTGGGAACTTATGGTGGCTTGATTCACGAAATGACTGAGATGGTGATGGCCAACCTTGGTCAGTATGCACATGGCAATCAGCCAATACAGCATATGATTTATCTATACAATTATGCTGGAGAACCATGGAAAGCTCAATTCCATGCACGTGATGTAATGTATAAACTTTATAACGCTACCGAAGACGGATATCCTGGTGATGAAGATCAGGGGCAAACCTCTTCCTGGTATGTACTAAGTGCTATGGGTTTTTATAGCGTTTGTCCGGGTACAGATCAATATGTTATTGGCAGTCCTATGTTTAAAAAGATTACGATCACTCTTGAAAATGGTAAGAAATTTATAATAGAAGGAAACAACAATAACAAAGAAAACTTTTACATTAGTGTAGCAACACTGAATGGGAAAGCGTACACCAAAAACTATATCACACATAGTGACATTACCAATGGAGGTGTATTGAAATTTGAAATGACTAATAAACCTAATTTGCAAAGAGGCCTTTCTGCTGATGATAAGCCTTTTTCTTTATCAAAATAA
- a CDS encoding RagB/SusD family nutrient uptake outer membrane protein, with protein sequence MKINITKYISRIFLVGVLLFGSGCSKFLDEQDPSNLTPDNFYKIPEHAEAAIAAVYSSSRFMGDGAGIFSSNWQLLEAVTGTSTTETAQNSDLNNLYGLVYDSNTGHVINYWNGIYRVIAQANLVLDNVPGITPMDEAQKKRILGEARFLRAWAYFYAVRLWGDVPLITKSQTLESEDFFPKRASVESVYALIVEDLIAAENAGLPWMNKNGRVTLAAAKSELAIVYLTMAGQPLNKGASHYKLAADKANEVITYAKANPASIDLFSTYADVHKETLKNEKEHIFMLQYNSVVAGNPMDNMYPNFKPVTFNGASGTGSTVPTLEFYNSYETGDLRAKDREGYFYSSYFTNGNGALFQLGAPYIFKHFNTIANGSSGVAGTRNNNLNVPVIRYAEVLLVYAEAQNEVGGPTSDAYDAFKRIRDRAQLVTPAMGTYNQSTFREAIWRERWHELCYEQITWFDMVRLRKVFNETTKGFDNFVGHVNQSSDQPLQSKHLLFPIPRPEMQNNPNLTPQNPGY encoded by the coding sequence ATGAAAATTAACATAACAAAATATATTAGCAGAATATTCCTTGTTGGAGTATTGCTGTTTGGATCAGGCTGTTCAAAGTTTTTAGATGAACAGGATCCCTCAAATCTAACACCCGATAACTTTTATAAAATACCTGAACACGCAGAAGCTGCTATAGCTGCGGTCTATTCAAGTTCCAGATTTATGGGTGATGGCGCAGGAATTTTCTCCTCGAACTGGCAATTGCTAGAGGCGGTAACCGGAACGTCAACCACTGAAACAGCGCAAAATTCGGATCTTAATAACCTGTATGGATTGGTTTATGATTCAAACACAGGTCATGTAATTAATTACTGGAATGGAATATACAGGGTCATTGCCCAAGCCAATTTGGTTCTAGATAATGTGCCAGGTATTACCCCTATGGATGAAGCGCAAAAGAAACGCATTTTAGGTGAAGCAAGATTTTTGCGTGCCTGGGCATATTTTTATGCTGTAAGGTTGTGGGGTGATGTACCATTAATTACAAAATCACAAACATTAGAATCTGAAGATTTTTTCCCTAAAAGAGCTTCTGTAGAAAGTGTTTATGCTTTAATTGTAGAAGATTTGATAGCAGCTGAAAATGCAGGCTTACCATGGATGAATAAAAATGGAAGAGTTACGCTGGCGGCGGCAAAATCTGAACTTGCCATTGTGTATCTTACCATGGCCGGTCAGCCTTTGAATAAAGGAGCATCTCATTATAAATTGGCAGCAGATAAAGCTAATGAAGTGATCACTTATGCTAAAGCTAACCCTGCTTCTATAGACCTTTTTTCTACCTATGCTGACGTACATAAAGAAACATTAAAAAATGAAAAAGAACACATCTTTATGCTTCAGTACAACTCTGTAGTTGCTGGCAATCCGATGGACAATATGTACCCTAATTTTAAACCAGTTACTTTTAATGGAGCTTCTGGTACCGGAAGTACTGTACCAACGCTGGAGTTTTATAATTCATATGAAACCGGAGACCTTAGAGCTAAAGATAGAGAGGGATATTTTTATAGCAGCTATTTTACCAATGGAAACGGTGCTTTGTTTCAGTTGGGAGCTCCATATATTTTCAAGCATTTCAACACCATTGCCAACGGATCTTCTGGTGTAGCTGGTACCCGTAATAATAACCTCAATGTGCCGGTAATTAGGTATGCAGAGGTTTTACTAGTATATGCAGAAGCCCAAAATGAAGTAGGTGGCCCGACCTCTGATGCATATGACGCTTTCAAAAGAATAAGGGATCGCGCGCAATTGGTAACACCTGCTATGGGTACCTACAATCAATCTACATTCCGCGAAGCGATATGGAGAGAGCGGTGGCATGAGCTGTGTTATGAGCAAATTACCTGGTTTGACATGGTGCGGCTTAGAAAAGTGTTTAATGAAACTACTAAAGGTTTTGATAATTTTGTTGGGCATGTAAACCAAAGTTCAGATCAGCCTTTACAGAGTAAACATCTGCTTTTTCCTATTCCTAGGCCCGAAATGCAAAATAATCCTAATCTTACCCCTCAAAATCCTGGATATTAA
- a CDS encoding SusC/RagA family TonB-linked outer membrane protein: MSFRSYSATEGYLETINLSRVSLSQPDRQAIARKVIITGVVLDEKSQPIPGVGIKTASNKSTVTDANGKFSIEAESEAELITFSYLGYATQSKAAGNGSTPLTIKMALDEGVNLDDVVVVGVGYGTLKQKEVTSSVAHVGREEFRQSGSRNPLDLIQGKVAGLQLSRPGGSNPNSGVAVQLRGAVTTQGNASPLYVIDGIPGANPDLLQQDDIASVDVLKDGSGAAIYGTSANAGVIIITTKKGKSGAPTFDYSSYFRKEYLQNKPDFLTAEEFRQKIASGEIKQKDFGNNTDFFDGLINHNNFSQNHNLALTGGTDKTSYRASVNYRNLEGISRENGREEYGLRLNINQKGLNDRLSAQINLATNFNKANLLGGGGWESESTKNPTLSNFNADGSYRFDLTSTNEYARLAQETSYRKQQTSSADGKVDLEIINGLKASIFGSVQRNSYTDGQYRLKASEDSMENTNFPGGGYAAKGNVLEQKFAVEPTLQYENTFAEKHKVTAIAGYSYRYDIFEGSSASNRGFINDLFREDNLSEGSALGVGKASMDSYKNDNTLIAFFGRVNYVFNNKYMAQFILRHEGSSKFGKNNRWANFPAVSLGWNMSQENFMKDVKFINYLKLRAGFGVTGNAPLSNNISRVTLGGGGKYLFPDGNYYETYGPNSNANPDLKWETKREYNIGVDFTMFDNKLSGSIDAFKRDTKDLLDSYTSPQPPYVRDNIWTNVGTISSKGIELALTYKAITNEDFSWSTSVTASTTRNILESYSNTIYKREFFTTGPINGAGALGDAFTIMAGKQIGIFYGKRFAGFTPEGKWLFYNRNGEKVLNDQINNSRDDLNATDLAPLGNAVPKYYASWTNNFKYKNFDLTVFLRGKFDFDILNTTALSYANKTWSGNLLKETFTKYNQINDTYMYSDYYLESGSFVKIDEITLGYNFKLNVKGLRNLRVYATGQNLATFTKYSGNDPDFVLDNGIGREFDGKALGIDTRGPYPSTRSFLFGINVGF, translated from the coding sequence ATGAGTTTTCGAAGCTACTCTGCTACAGAGGGCTATCTGGAAACAATTAATTTAAGCAGGGTCAGTTTATCTCAGCCAGATAGACAGGCCATTGCACGTAAAGTAATCATCACAGGGGTTGTCCTTGATGAAAAATCTCAGCCTATTCCAGGTGTTGGAATTAAAACCGCGTCAAATAAATCTACAGTAACAGATGCTAATGGTAAATTCAGCATCGAAGCTGAAAGTGAAGCTGAATTAATCACTTTCTCTTATTTAGGTTATGCAACACAAAGTAAAGCTGCTGGAAATGGCAGCACCCCGTTAACTATTAAAATGGCACTTGATGAAGGTGTGAACCTTGATGATGTTGTCGTTGTAGGAGTTGGTTACGGAACATTAAAGCAGAAAGAGGTTACTTCATCAGTAGCTCACGTTGGTAGAGAAGAGTTCAGACAAAGCGGTTCTAGAAATCCTTTAGACCTTATTCAGGGTAAAGTAGCTGGTTTGCAACTATCAAGACCAGGAGGATCTAATCCGAATAGTGGTGTTGCTGTCCAGTTAAGGGGAGCAGTAACTACGCAAGGGAATGCAAGTCCATTGTACGTAATCGATGGAATTCCGGGTGCAAATCCAGACTTATTACAGCAAGATGATATTGCTTCTGTTGACGTTCTAAAGGACGGATCTGGTGCAGCTATTTATGGAACAAGTGCAAATGCCGGTGTAATTATTATTACAACAAAAAAAGGAAAATCGGGAGCACCAACATTCGATTATTCAAGCTATTTTAGAAAAGAGTATCTTCAAAACAAACCTGATTTTCTTACTGCAGAAGAATTTAGACAAAAAATTGCTTCCGGAGAAATTAAACAAAAAGATTTTGGTAACAATACTGACTTTTTTGATGGGTTAATTAATCACAATAACTTTTCGCAAAATCATAATTTAGCCTTAACAGGAGGTACAGATAAAACATCGTATCGTGCTAGTGTAAATTACAGAAACCTTGAAGGTATTAGTCGCGAAAATGGTCGTGAAGAATATGGTCTTCGTTTAAATATCAATCAAAAAGGGCTTAATGATCGCTTAAGTGCACAAATTAACTTAGCAACAAACTTTAATAAAGCCAACTTACTTGGTGGGGGCGGCTGGGAAAGTGAATCTACTAAGAATCCAACACTTTCTAATTTTAATGCTGACGGAAGCTATAGGTTTGATTTGACAAGTACTAATGAGTATGCACGTTTAGCTCAGGAAACTTCTTACAGAAAACAGCAAACAAGTTCTGCTGATGGTAAAGTTGATTTGGAAATTATCAACGGCTTAAAAGCTTCAATTTTTGGATCAGTTCAAAGGAATAGCTATACAGACGGGCAATACAGGCTAAAAGCAAGTGAAGACTCGATGGAGAACACCAACTTTCCGGGTGGCGGATATGCTGCAAAAGGCAATGTCCTGGAACAAAAGTTCGCTGTTGAGCCAACTTTGCAATATGAAAATACCTTTGCTGAAAAACATAAAGTAACCGCTATTGCTGGTTATAGCTACAGGTATGACATTTTTGAAGGATCTAGTGCAAGTAACAGAGGATTTATTAACGACCTTTTTAGAGAAGATAATTTATCTGAAGGAAGTGCCCTTGGTGTTGGTAAAGCTAGCATGGATAGCTACAAAAATGACAACACACTTATCGCTTTTTTTGGAAGAGTAAACTATGTATTTAATAACAAATACATGGCACAGTTTATTTTGCGTCATGAAGGTTCTTCAAAATTTGGTAAAAATAACAGATGGGCTAATTTCCCCGCAGTATCTCTTGGATGGAATATGTCTCAGGAAAACTTCATGAAAGATGTTAAGTTTATCAATTATCTGAAATTGAGAGCTGGTTTTGGTGTAACGGGTAATGCTCCTCTTTCTAATAATATATCAAGAGTAACTCTTGGTGGTGGAGGTAAATATTTATTCCCTGATGGTAATTATTATGAAACCTACGGACCAAATAGCAATGCAAATCCAGATCTAAAATGGGAAACTAAAAGAGAATATAACATAGGTGTTGATTTTACTATGTTTGACAATAAATTAAGTGGATCCATCGATGCATTTAAGCGTGATACAAAAGATTTGTTAGATTCTTATACTTCTCCTCAACCACCATATGTTAGAGACAACATCTGGACTAACGTAGGAACCATATCGTCTAAAGGAATTGAGTTGGCATTGACTTATAAGGCGATTACCAACGAGGATTTCTCATGGAGTACAAGTGTAACTGCAAGTACTACAAGAAACATATTGGAGAGCTATTCAAATACAATTTACAAAAGAGAATTTTTTACAACAGGCCCAATTAATGGAGCAGGAGCCCTTGGTGATGCTTTTACCATTATGGCCGGTAAACAAATTGGTATTTTCTACGGTAAAAGATTTGCAGGATTTACACCTGAAGGAAAATGGTTGTTTTACAACAGAAATGGAGAAAAGGTTTTAAATGACCAGATCAATAACTCAAGAGATGATTTAAATGCAACTGATTTAGCTCCTCTGGGAAATGCCGTTCCTAAATACTATGCTTCATGGACTAATAACTTTAAGTATAAAAACTTTGACCTAACAGTATTTTTAAGAGGAAAGTTTGACTTTGATATTCTGAATACCACTGCGCTTAGCTATGCTAATAAAACCTGGAGCGGAAACCTTTTAAAAGAGACATTTACCAAGTATAATCAAATCAATGATACTTATATGTATTCTGATTATTATTTGGAAAGCGGAAGTTTTGTAAAGATTGATGAGATCACCCTTGGTTATAACTTCAAGCTTAATGTAAAAGGACTGAGAAACCTTAGAGTTTATGCAACTGGTCAGAACTTAGCAACCTTTACTAAATACTCTGGTAATGATCCTGATTTTGTTCTGGATAACGGTATAGGCCGTGAATTTGACGGAAAAGCATTAGGTATTGATACAAGAGGGCCATACCCAAGTACCCGTTCGTTCTTGTTCGGAATAAATGTTGGATTTTAA